The Amblyomma americanum isolate KBUSLIRL-KWMA chromosome 3, ASM5285725v1, whole genome shotgun sequence genome window below encodes:
- the LOC144125111 gene encoding betaine--homocysteine S-methyltransferase 1-like, translating into MSKVGLLERLDKGVVIGDGGFVFALEKRGYVKAGPWTPEAAAEHPEAVRQLHREFLRAGADVMQAFTFYASDDKLINRGNLAGKTLTGADINEAACKLALEVAAEKKALVAGGISQTPSYLSGCSKAEVQDVFRKQVNVFVQNKLDFLICEYFEHVEEMEMAIEVCKETGLPVVATLCIGPEGDMHGVPAGECAVRMVKAGANVVGINCHFDPFVVLEGLKLMIEAVRAAGLKAHFIAQPLAYHTPDAGKQGFIDLPEFPFALEPRVCSRWDIQRYAREAYELGVRYIGGCCGFEPYHVRAIAEELSAERGGVLPDGSQKHDTWGEGLRMHTKPWVRARASRAYWENLKPSTGRPFSSAFSQPDNWGVTAGNEELKQQTSATTLDEIEKLQKLKK; encoded by the exons TCGAAAGTAGGACTGCTGGAGCGCCTGGACAAGGGCGTCGTGATCGGTGATGGCGGCTTCGTATTTGCCCTCGAGAAGAGGGGCTACGTCAAGGCCGGACCCTGGACGCCCGAGGCCGCCGCAGAGCACCCGGAGGCAG TGCGTCAGCTGCACCGGGAGTTTTTGCGCGCAGGCGCCGACGTTATGCAAGCTTTCACCTTCTATGCCAGCGACGACAAGCTCATCAACCGCGGAAACCTGGCCGGCAAGACGCTCACG GGCGCTGACATCAACGAGGCGGCATGCAAGCTGGCCCTGGAGGTGGCAGCCGAGAAGAAAGCCCTCGTGGCGGGCGGCATCTCGCAAACACCCTCTTACCTGAGCGGCTGCTCCAAGGCGGAGGTCCAGGACGTCTTCCGCAAGCAGGTCAACGTCTTCGTGCAGAACAAACTTGACTTCCTCATCTGCGAG TACTTCGAGCACGTCGAGGAGATGGAGATGGCGATCGAGGTGTGCAAGGAGACTGGCCTTCCAGTGGTGGCCACGCTGTGCATCGGCCCCGAGGGAGACATGCACGGAGTGCCGGCTGGAGAGTGCGCCGTGCGCATGGTCAAGGCCG GCGCAAACGTAGTGGGCATCAATTGCCACTTCGACCCTTTCGTGGTGCTCGAGGGCCTGAAGCTCATGATCGAGGCGGTGCGTGCTGCGGGTCTCAAGGCGCACTTCATCGCCCAGCCGCTCGCGTACCACACGCCCGACGCCGGCAAGCAGGGCTTCATCGACCTGCCCGAATTCCCGTTCG CCCTGGAGCCACGCGTGTGCTCCCGCTGGGACATCCAGCGCTACGCGCGCGAGGCGTACGAGCTGGGTGTCCGCTAcatcggcggctgctgcggcttcGAGCCGTACCACGTGCGCGCCATCGCCGAGGAGCTGTCCGCGGAGCGTGGCGGCGTGCTGCCCGACGGATCCCAGAAGCACGACACCTGGGGCGAGGGCCTGCGCATGCACACCAAACCCTGGGTTCGCGCTCG GGCATCGCGCGCCTACTGGGAGAACCTGAAGCCTTCGACGGGCCGTCCCTTCTCGAGCGCCTTCTCGCAGCCGGACAACTGGGGCGTCACGGCGGGCAACGAGGAGCTCAAGCAGCAGACGTCGGCCACCACGCTCGACGAGATCGAGAAACTGCAGAAGCTCAAGAAGTGA